One part of the Bacteroidota bacterium genome encodes these proteins:
- a CDS encoding CusA/CzcA family heavy metal efflux RND transporter — MLNAIIKFSIKNKLVVGLLTVALVLFGLYDLQKLPIDAVPDITDNQVQVITVSPALGAPDVERLITYPIEQGNSNIPGLKEIRSFSRFGLSLVTLVFTDETDVYWARQQVSERLLQVQSLIPPGLGTPEMAPVTTGLGEIYQYVLRPAPGYEQQYNAMELRTIQDWIVRRQLLGVKGIADISSFGGKLKQYEIAVDARKLKSYGLSISDIFTALSNNNSNTGGAYIEKGPSVLFIRTEGLVNSLKDIEQIAVKNLPNGLPVLMKDVSEIRFGQANRYGAMTYNDDGEVAGGIVMMLKGANSSEVIDIVKGRIEQIRKSLPQGVIIEPFLDRTKMVNNAIGTVEKNLLEGALIVVFVLVLFLGHIRAGLIVASVIPLSMLFAVILMNAFGVSGNLMSLGALDFGLIVDGAVIIVEAVMHRLMHSRKLGEGKVLTQEEMNHEVISSSTRMMNSAVFGQVIILIVYLPIFMLEGIEGKMFKPMAQTVAFALLGAFILSLTYIPMMSSLFLSKKISHTKNFSDKMMEKLEHLFSRWLEKFVRKPMLVIGGSIVAFVVSMLLLMNMGGEFIPELEEGDLAVDTRVMTGSSLTMTIKATTEAAKLLKEKFPEVEKIVTKIGSGEIPTDPMPIEASDMMVILKDKKDWTSAKTFDELTEKMSTELQKIPGITAGFQYPVQMRFNELMTGARQDVVCKIFGEDLDTLTRYANILGKLTQQVEGSRDLYVESMTGMPQIVIRYNRQALAQYGVPVEEVNKVVNAAFAGQISGQVFEGERRFDLVVRLDLALRKDENDVSNLLIPTKNGLQIPLYQVAEVEVKDGPNQIQREDAKRRIIVGFNVRGRDVQSIVDELETKVNDKIKLPPGYYITYGGAFENLIEAKQRLSIAVPLALGLIFLLLYFAFGSLGQGLLIFSAIPLSAIGGIIALSLRGLPFSISAGIGFIALFGVAVLNGIVLLSEFNKLRAEGLLDPLEIVRKGTRTRLRPVLMTAAVASLGFLPMALSNGAGAEVQKPLATVVIGGLLSATFLTLFLVPLLYIHRQTWINKRNLRKGTLLLLLVLPAIQANAQQQISIQAALDSAMKNPSVTAKALRIDYFKKMKQSSWEPGATTVSGEFGQVNSLNNDQKYIISQEFQLPFTYIRKSQLGKDGISLAQWQLKEEEQLITAKIWMLFTDIYTTQQQVRLLKTADSIYSVYADRSRLMLEKGSSTGSDKAYAELIQGEWKMAYQHQLSELKKLNEQLNILLHTTAPVTADLSDFNPETTWPGTPDPSALQQHPSLLAMKQEEKLAHSKTLLEKSQAWPGISIGYFNQSIKGWQRSGDTEIFFDGNDRFDGIQVGLSIPLFWNFRASKVNAGKIEEAIAIQHTRSAEEELNIFYTTTLSELNSYRESLSWYKEKGLTGAMTITQDAGKRLENGDIDYMQWVMFMNKSIDIQQQYYETERLYRHALIRIHTLTGNSK, encoded by the coding sequence ATGTTAAATGCAATCATCAAATTCTCAATAAAGAATAAGTTGGTGGTCGGTTTGCTGACGGTAGCGTTGGTCCTGTTTGGATTATACGACCTTCAAAAACTGCCCATTGATGCTGTTCCTGACATTACCGATAATCAGGTGCAGGTAATAACCGTCTCACCCGCTTTGGGCGCTCCGGATGTGGAACGTCTCATCACCTATCCCATTGAACAGGGCAATAGCAATATTCCGGGGCTGAAAGAAATCAGGAGTTTCTCTCGTTTCGGACTTTCTCTGGTCACCCTGGTGTTCACCGATGAAACGGATGTGTACTGGGCCCGGCAGCAGGTAAGCGAAAGACTGTTACAAGTGCAAAGCCTGATACCTCCGGGTTTAGGAACACCGGAAATGGCACCTGTAACGACAGGACTCGGAGAGATCTATCAGTATGTATTGCGCCCCGCTCCCGGATATGAGCAGCAATACAACGCGATGGAGCTACGTACCATTCAGGACTGGATTGTACGACGGCAACTTCTAGGAGTAAAAGGTATCGCTGATATCAGCAGCTTTGGCGGCAAACTGAAACAATATGAGATTGCAGTGGATGCCCGGAAACTGAAATCCTATGGACTCAGCATCAGCGATATTTTCACAGCACTCTCGAACAACAACAGCAATACGGGCGGTGCGTACATTGAGAAAGGTCCTTCCGTATTATTCATAAGAACTGAAGGTCTTGTCAATTCACTGAAGGACATTGAACAAATTGCGGTTAAAAATCTTCCCAATGGTTTACCGGTTTTGATGAAAGACGTTTCTGAAATCCGTTTCGGACAGGCGAACCGTTATGGTGCCATGACCTACAATGATGACGGAGAGGTAGCTGGTGGTATCGTCATGATGCTGAAAGGGGCCAACTCTTCCGAAGTGATCGATATTGTGAAAGGACGTATTGAGCAGATTCGCAAGAGCCTTCCGCAAGGAGTCATCATAGAACCCTTTCTGGATCGTACCAAGATGGTGAATAATGCCATTGGTACAGTAGAGAAAAATTTGCTGGAAGGAGCATTGATCGTTGTGTTTGTATTGGTGCTATTCCTCGGACATATTCGTGCCGGTTTAATCGTGGCCTCGGTCATTCCCTTGTCGATGTTATTTGCAGTGATACTGATGAATGCATTTGGAGTGAGTGGCAACCTGATGAGTTTAGGAGCGCTTGACTTCGGTCTCATCGTGGATGGTGCAGTGATTATCGTGGAAGCCGTCATGCACCGGTTGATGCATAGCCGAAAACTGGGTGAAGGAAAAGTACTCACACAGGAAGAAATGAATCATGAAGTCATTTCTTCTTCTACCCGAATGATGAATAGTGCGGTATTCGGTCAAGTGATTATTCTGATTGTATACCTCCCCATCTTTATGTTGGAAGGAATAGAAGGAAAAATGTTCAAGCCCATGGCACAAACCGTAGCTTTCGCTTTGTTGGGTGCATTTATTCTGTCGCTTACCTATATCCCCATGATGAGCAGCTTATTCCTGAGTAAGAAAATCAGTCATACTAAAAATTTCTCTGATAAGATGATGGAGAAATTAGAGCATTTATTCAGTCGTTGGCTGGAGAAGTTTGTCCGTAAACCTATGCTTGTTATTGGAGGATCCATCGTTGCGTTTGTCGTCAGTATGCTTTTGCTGATGAATATGGGAGGAGAGTTTATTCCGGAGTTAGAGGAGGGCGATCTGGCAGTAGATACACGGGTGATGACAGGAAGCAGTCTGACCATGACCATTAAAGCGACTACAGAAGCGGCAAAACTTTTGAAAGAGAAATTTCCTGAAGTAGAAAAGATCGTCACTAAAATTGGTAGCGGAGAAATTCCAACCGATCCCATGCCCATTGAGGCGAGTGATATGATGGTGATTTTGAAAGATAAAAAAGACTGGACTTCCGCCAAAACCTTCGATGAGTTGACCGAGAAAATGAGTACCGAACTTCAGAAAATTCCGGGTATCACGGCAGGATTTCAATATCCGGTACAAATGCGTTTCAATGAACTCATGACGGGAGCACGACAAGATGTGGTCTGCAAAATTTTTGGAGAAGATTTGGATACCCTCACGCGTTATGCAAACATCTTAGGGAAATTGACGCAGCAAGTAGAAGGATCCCGCGACCTCTATGTAGAGAGCATGACAGGAATGCCACAGATTGTTATTCGCTACAACCGTCAGGCCTTGGCGCAATATGGAGTACCGGTAGAAGAAGTCAATAAAGTGGTCAATGCTGCTTTCGCCGGACAAATCAGCGGTCAGGTGTTTGAAGGAGAACGCAGATTTGATCTGGTCGTTCGCTTAGATCTGGCGTTGCGGAAAGATGAGAATGATGTAAGCAACTTACTCATCCCCACAAAAAACGGATTGCAAATACCGCTTTATCAGGTCGCAGAGGTAGAAGTGAAAGACGGACCTAATCAGATACAGCGTGAAGATGCGAAGAGAAGAATTATTGTTGGCTTCAATGTAAGAGGAAGAGATGTACAGAGTATAGTGGATGAATTGGAAACAAAGGTCAATGATAAAATTAAATTGCCTCCCGGATACTACATTACTTACGGTGGTGCCTTTGAAAATCTGATCGAAGCCAAACAACGGTTAAGCATAGCCGTACCCTTGGCATTGGGGCTTATCTTTTTGCTCTTGTACTTTGCCTTCGGATCATTGGGCCAGGGCCTGCTCATCTTCAGTGCTATTCCTTTGTCAGCGATTGGAGGCATTATCGCCCTCTCGCTACGCGGCTTACCTTTTAGTATTAGTGCGGGTATTGGTTTCATCGCCCTCTTCGGTGTGGCGGTATTAAATGGCATAGTATTGTTATCCGAATTCAATAAGCTGAGGGCAGAAGGGCTTCTTGACCCGCTCGAGATTGTTAGAAAAGGAACCAGGACCCGATTGCGACCGGTGTTAATGACCGCTGCTGTTGCGTCACTGGGATTCCTTCCGATGGCGCTGAGCAATGGTGCCGGTGCAGAGGTACAAAAACCATTAGCAACTGTGGTTATCGGCGGACTACTATCTGCTACCTTCCTCACGCTATTTCTTGTGCCCTTGCTTTATATCCACAGGCAGACCTGGATCAACAAAAGAAATCTTCGCAAAGGGACCCTTCTTCTCCTTCTTGTTCTTCCCGCGATACAGGCGAATGCACAACAGCAAATTTCTATACAAGCTGCTCTGGATTCAGCCATGAAAAATCCTTCCGTCACCGCAAAAGCATTGCGCATAGACTACTTCAAAAAAATGAAGCAAAGCAGTTGGGAACCGGGAGCGACAACAGTAAGTGGTGAATTTGGACAGGTGAACAGCCTAAACAACGATCAAAAATACATCATCAGTCAGGAATTCCAACTACCGTTTACGTATATCCGAAAATCACAGTTAGGTAAAGATGGAATTAGTCTGGCGCAATGGCAGTTAAAAGAAGAAGAACAACTGATCACCGCTAAAATATGGATGCTCTTTACGGACATCTATACTACCCAACAACAGGTCCGCTTATTAAAAACAGCCGACAGCATCTATTCCGTCTATGCAGACCGGAGCCGGTTAATGCTGGAAAAAGGAAGCAGTACCGGAAGCGACAAGGCCTATGCAGAACTGATACAAGGGGAATGGAAAATGGCCTATCAACATCAATTGTCCGAGCTGAAGAAATTGAACGAGCAATTGAACATCCTCCTCCACACCACTGCACCGGTAACTGCCGACCTTAGTGATTTTAATCCCGAGACTACATGGCCCGGGACACCCGATCCATCCGCACTTCAACAACATCCTTCCCTCCTGGCCATGAAACAGGAAGAAAAACTGGCGCATTCAAAAACGCTTTTGGAGAAATCACAAGCCTGGCCCGGAATCAGCATTGGCTATTTCAACCAATCCATCAAAGGCTGGCAACGGTCAGGGGATACTGAAATATTCTTTGATGGGAATGATCGGTTTGATGGCATACAGGTTGGACTCAGCATCCCGCTCTTCTGGAATTTCAGAGCCAGCAAGGTGAACGCCGGAAAAATTGAAGAGGCCATTGCTATACAACATACACGCTCGGCGGAAGAAGAACTAAATATTTTCTACACTACCACCTTAAGTGAATTGAATTCCTATCGTGAAAGTTTAAGCTGGTATAAAGAAAAAGGATTGACCGGTGCAATGACGATTACCCAAGATGCCGGAAAGAGGCTCGAGAATGGAGACATCGACTATATGCAGTGGGTTATGTTTATGAATAAATCAATTGACATCCAACAACAATATTATGAAACCGAGCGCTTGTACCGGCATGCGCTTATACGCATCCATACATTAACCGGAAATAGCAAATAA
- a CDS encoding cobalamin B12-binding domain-containing protein yields the protein MQRPIRVLIAKVGLDGHDRGAKVIASFLRDAGMEVIYTGLRQTPEMVVNAAVQEDVDAIGVSILSGAHMTVFPRILHLLKEKGMDDVLLTGGGIIPDDDMKKLVAMGCGRLFPPGTETSEIISYMTEEVKRLKKI from the coding sequence ATGCAACGCCCTATCCGTGTTCTCATTGCTAAAGTCGGCCTCGATGGCCATGACCGTGGCGCCAAAGTAATTGCCTCCTTCCTGCGCGATGCCGGTATGGAAGTGATTTATACCGGTTTGCGACAAACTCCCGAAATGGTAGTGAATGCCGCTGTCCAGGAAGATGTGGATGCCATTGGCGTCAGTATTCTGAGTGGTGCTCATATGACTGTTTTTCCGCGGATCCTTCATTTGTTGAAGGAGAAAGGAATGGATGATGTGTTGCTGACCGGTGGTGGAATTATTCCGGATGATGATATGAAGAAGCTGGTAGCCATGGGTTGTGGCCGGTTATTTCCTCCCGGAACAGAAACTTCGGAAATTATCAGCTATATGACGGAAGAAGTAAAAAGATTGAAAAAAATCTGA
- a CDS encoding enoyl-CoA hydratase/isomerase family protein produces the protein MNYTNILYTVENAICTITIHRPDKLNALNKDTIAEVGKAFLAAQQDDHVRGIILTGSGAKAFIAGADISEFASFSLEEGMALSAHGHDVFNSVETCSKPVIAAVNGFALGGGCELAMACHMRIAAENAKFGQPEVKLGLIPGYGGTQRLAQLIGKGKAMELLMTADMIDANEAYRLGLVNYVVPSDQLLDKCREVLNKIIANAPVAIAEIVHTVNAHYDKQSDGFKEEIARFGACFTTNDFKEGTDAFLNKRKAVFTGK, from the coding sequence ATGAACTATACCAACATCCTTTATACTGTAGAAAATGCGATTTGCACGATTACCATTCATCGGCCCGATAAGTTAAACGCATTGAATAAAGATACCATCGCTGAAGTGGGGAAAGCGTTTCTTGCTGCTCAACAAGATGATCATGTTCGCGGAATTATCCTGACCGGTAGCGGTGCAAAGGCTTTTATTGCCGGTGCTGACATCAGCGAGTTCGCTTCTTTTAGTCTGGAAGAGGGGATGGCCTTGAGTGCTCACGGACATGACGTATTTAACAGCGTGGAGACATGCAGTAAGCCTGTTATTGCTGCGGTGAACGGATTTGCTCTCGGTGGAGGATGTGAATTGGCGATGGCTTGTCATATGCGAATTGCTGCAGAAAATGCAAAGTTCGGACAGCCGGAAGTGAAACTCGGACTCATTCCCGGTTACGGAGGTACGCAACGTTTAGCCCAACTCATCGGTAAAGGCAAAGCGATGGAGTTATTGATGACGGCTGACATGATCGATGCCAATGAGGCGTATCGTCTGGGACTCGTTAATTATGTTGTTCCTTCTGATCAATTGTTGGATAAGTGCCGAGAAGTATTGAATAAAATCATTGCGAATGCTCCTGTTGCCATAGCCGAAATAGTACATACTGTAAATGCGCATTATGACAAACAATCGGATGGCTTTAAAGAAGAGATCGCGCGTTTTGGTGCATGCTTTACAACAAATGATTTTAAAGAAGGCACTGATGCTTTTCTGAATAAAAGGAAAGCTGTTTTTACAGGGAAATAG
- a CDS encoding acylphosphatase, with product MVAVRIIVTGKVQGVFFRQSALSKALDLKLRGFVMNQPDGSVLIEAIGEEENI from the coding sequence ATGGTCGCGGTTCGAATCATTGTTACCGGTAAAGTACAGGGTGTATTTTTTCGTCAATCTGCACTCTCTAAAGCACTTGATTTAAAGCTCAGGGGATTTGTGATGAATCAGCCCGATGGATCTGTATTAATAGAAGCTATCGGTGAGGAAGAGAATATCTAA
- a CDS encoding OmpA family protein, which yields MKRLIPLLILISVISISCVPSRMHNELKAKKSACDKENEELKAANLQLNTRQGELSAMVEDLKIRIKALESDTTIKGQELRDLRGNFEKLNNTYQTLLKDGPNAASNTEATRQLIRDLQKTQEQLQKKEDELSRKAKMLSLKEDSLSLISGELSMKNRRLAELEQILASKDSAVKALRNSVAKALLGYQDKGLSVEMKNGKVYVMMEERLLFATGSTVVDPKGVEAIRDLGKVLEKNPDINIQIEGHTDNVPMHGTGEIKDNWDLSVMRATSVVKILLTGSTINAIRITAAGRGEFMPVDKANTTEGRKKNRRIEVILSPKLDEILKLLETH from the coding sequence ATGAAACGTTTAATCCCTCTGCTGATCCTGATATCAGTTATTTCGATCTCCTGCGTGCCCTCCCGCATGCACAATGAACTAAAAGCGAAAAAGTCGGCTTGTGATAAGGAAAATGAAGAGCTGAAAGCCGCCAATCTCCAGTTAAATACCCGTCAGGGGGAACTCAGTGCTATGGTAGAAGACCTGAAAATCCGAATCAAGGCATTGGAAAGCGACACCACAATAAAAGGTCAGGAATTACGTGATCTGCGTGGCAATTTTGAAAAACTGAACAATACCTACCAAACCTTACTGAAAGATGGTCCCAATGCGGCCTCAAATACGGAAGCTACACGACAGTTGATTCGTGACTTGCAGAAAACGCAGGAGCAATTGCAAAAGAAGGAAGACGAATTGTCCAGGAAGGCAAAGATGTTATCCTTGAAAGAAGATAGCTTATCTTTGATTAGCGGAGAGCTTAGCATGAAGAACCGCCGGCTGGCTGAACTGGAACAAATTCTGGCCAGCAAGGATTCTGCCGTGAAGGCGCTGCGCAATTCGGTGGCCAAAGCTTTACTGGGCTATCAGGACAAAGGGCTGAGTGTGGAGATGAAAAACGGGAAGGTATATGTCATGATGGAAGAGCGTTTGCTTTTCGCGACCGGGAGCACTGTAGTGGATCCGAAGGGCGTGGAGGCGATCCGCGATTTAGGAAAAGTGCTGGAAAAAAATCCGGACATCAATATACAAATAGAAGGTCACACGGATAATGTTCCCATGCATGGCACCGGAGAAATTAAGGACAACTGGGATTTGAGTGTTATGAGAGCCACATCGGTAGTGAAAATTTTACTTACAGGAAGTACAATAAATGCTATACGAATTACAGCAGCAGGAAGAGGGGAGTTCATGCCTGTTGACAAAGCCAATACGACAGAGGGCAGGAAGAAAAACAGAAGAATTGAAGTGATACTATCTCCGAAACTGGATGAAATACTGAAGCTGCTTGAAACACACTAA